A part of Streptomyces sp. SLBN-31 genomic DNA contains:
- a CDS encoding phosphatase: MLSTGVLRAHLLAARLAGPVATSREESLRSYRLFAARDPRVLIGLDPEWTWRQRDVIELMAQKCGVSADPHHVSGHDLIDPELTLTGLEAFAERLAAAAQRRAPVLLGTGHPHRLLGFYAALADALSAAGCIVLTPAHGRRVDITTRFGLRTYNLEYVRRVAFVREPGTPRPGCATGAHTHSPLPVRLALAAAAEVGGPLPELVIGDHGWVCGAGQLGFEAIGLADTDDPALFVGEAEGVVSVVVPLDDAVRSDYYRPLTRYVLNRACLSQ; encoded by the coding sequence GTGTTGAGCACCGGAGTCCTGCGCGCTCATCTGCTGGCTGCCCGCCTCGCCGGACCGGTGGCCACCTCGCGCGAGGAGAGTCTGCGGAGCTACCGGCTCTTCGCGGCACGCGACCCCCGGGTGCTGATCGGGCTCGATCCCGAATGGACATGGAGACAGCGTGATGTGATTGAGTTGATGGCGCAGAAGTGCGGTGTTTCGGCCGATCCGCATCATGTCTCAGGCCATGATCTGATCGATCCTGAGCTGACACTGACTGGTCTGGAGGCGTTCGCGGAGCGTCTGGCGGCTGCGGCCCAGCGCAGGGCACCTGTGCTCCTCGGCACCGGACACCCGCACCGGCTGCTCGGGTTCTACGCCGCCTTGGCGGACGCGCTGTCGGCGGCGGGATGTATCGTCCTCACACCGGCGCATGGTCGCCGTGTCGACATAACGACCCGGTTCGGTCTACGCACGTACAACCTTGAGTACGTACGGCGAGTCGCGTTCGTCCGCGAACCCGGGACGCCCCGCCCCGGTTGTGCGACCGGCGCACACACGCATTCACCGCTGCCGGTTCGCCTCGCCCTGGCCGCGGCCGCCGAGGTCGGCGGGCCGCTGCCCGAGCTCGTCATCGGCGACCACGGCTGGGTCTGCGGGGCAGGTCAGCTGGGGTTTGAGGCCATTGGTCTGGCAGATACGGATGACCCCGCGCTCTTTGTGGGGGAGGCTGAGGGGGTCGTGTCCGTCGTCGTTCCACTTGATGACGCTGTGCGGTCTGATTACTACCGGCCGCTTACCCGCTACGTACTCAATCGAGCGTGTCTGTCACAGTAG
- a CDS encoding GlxA family transcriptional regulator: MACAPGAPAHRVALLAFPGIRAFDVSVITEVWGTDRTDRGAPVFDLRRVATDSTTPIPMRGGMSLLPDRTLAWLPEADLIVVPGLDDHLTPAPAPVLDALRHAHARGTTIAALCGGAFTLAQAGLLDGRRAITHWNLVDLLHAHHPHVTVVPDALFIEDDNIWTAAGTAAGIDLCLHLVRRSHGAEAAATIARSMVTAPFRTGTQAQFIEHPTPRVDRDADTLAAVREHALRHLHEPLTVADLAAHAGMSPRSFARHFTAETGTTPLRWLLDQRIAAAQKLLEQTDLPMPEVARRAGFGSEVTMRQHFASRLATSPRAYRTAFSTPPASASAPASGTAGSNPIAR; encoded by the coding sequence ATGGCCTGTGCTCCGGGCGCCCCCGCCCACCGTGTCGCACTCCTAGCCTTCCCCGGCATCCGCGCCTTCGACGTCTCCGTCATCACCGAGGTCTGGGGAACCGACCGCACCGACCGCGGCGCCCCCGTCTTCGACCTGCGCCGCGTCGCCACCGACAGCACCACCCCCATCCCGATGCGCGGCGGCATGTCCCTCCTTCCCGACCGCACCCTCGCCTGGCTGCCCGAAGCCGACCTGATCGTCGTCCCCGGCCTCGACGACCACCTCACCCCCGCACCCGCCCCGGTCCTCGACGCCCTCCGCCACGCCCACGCCCGCGGCACCACCATCGCCGCCCTCTGCGGCGGAGCCTTCACCCTCGCCCAGGCGGGACTCCTCGACGGCCGCCGCGCCATCACCCACTGGAACCTCGTCGACCTGCTGCACGCCCACCACCCCCACGTGACCGTCGTCCCCGACGCCCTCTTCATCGAGGACGACAACATCTGGACCGCCGCAGGCACCGCGGCCGGCATCGACCTCTGCCTGCACCTCGTCCGCCGCTCCCACGGCGCCGAAGCGGCGGCCACCATCGCCCGCTCGATGGTCACCGCCCCCTTCCGCACCGGAACCCAGGCGCAGTTCATCGAGCACCCCACACCCCGCGTCGACCGCGACGCCGACACCCTCGCCGCCGTACGCGAACACGCCCTGCGCCACCTCCACGAACCGCTCACGGTCGCCGACCTGGCCGCCCACGCGGGCATGTCCCCCCGCAGCTTCGCCCGCCACTTCACCGCGGAGACGGGGACGACCCCGCTGCGCTGGCTCCTCGACCAGCGCATCGCCGCCGCCCAGAAACTCCTCGAACAAACCGACCTGCCCATGCCCGAGGTCGCCCGCCGCGCCGGCTTCGGCAGCGAGGTCACGATGCGCCAGCACTTCGCGTCGCGCCTCGCCACCAGCCCGCGTGCCTACCGCACCGCGTTCAGCACCCCACCGGCATCCGCCTCCGCACCCGCCTCGGGGACGGCGGGCAGCAACCCGATCGCGCGATAG
- a CDS encoding helix-turn-helix domain-containing protein encodes MAAEQRPLSEVQFLTVAEVASVMRVSKMTVYRLVHSGHLPAIRVGRSFRVPENAVHEYLRESYVGVETA; translated from the coding sequence ATGGCTGCTGAGCAGAGGCCTCTGAGCGAGGTTCAGTTCCTTACCGTGGCGGAAGTCGCCTCGGTGATGCGAGTGTCGAAGATGACCGTGTACCGCTTGGTGCACAGCGGTCATCTGCCCGCGATCAGGGTGGGGCGGTCCTTCCGCGTCCCCGAGAACGCGGTTCACGAGTACCTCCGCGAGAGCTACGTGGGGGTGGAAACCGCCTGA
- a CDS encoding ABC transporter permease, translating into MNASRTLATAARVLRQLRHDPRTIALLLVVPCLMLFLLRFVYDGSPQVFDNIGASLLGIFPLITMFLVTSIATLRERTSGTLERLLAMPLAKGDLIAGYALAFGALAIVQSAIATGLALWFLGLDVIGSPWLLLLVALLDALLGTALGLFVSAFAASEFQAVQFMPAVIFPQLVLCGLLTPREKMQPVLEGISNVLPMSYAVDGMNEVLRHTDMTTAFVRDALIVAGCALLVLGLGAATLRRRTA; encoded by the coding sequence ATGAACGCCTCCCGCACCCTCGCCACGGCCGCCCGCGTCCTGCGCCAGCTGCGCCACGACCCCCGGACCATCGCCCTGCTCCTCGTGGTCCCCTGCCTGATGCTGTTCCTGCTCCGCTTCGTCTACGACGGCAGCCCGCAGGTCTTCGACAACATCGGCGCCTCGCTGCTCGGCATCTTCCCGCTGATCACCATGTTCCTGGTGACCTCCATCGCCACCCTGCGCGAGCGCACCTCCGGCACCCTCGAACGCCTCCTGGCGATGCCCCTGGCCAAGGGCGACCTCATCGCCGGCTACGCCCTCGCCTTCGGCGCCCTCGCCATCGTCCAGTCCGCCATCGCCACCGGCCTCGCCCTGTGGTTCCTCGGCCTGGACGTCATCGGCTCGCCATGGCTGCTGCTCCTGGTGGCCCTCCTCGACGCCCTCCTCGGCACCGCCCTCGGCCTGTTCGTCTCGGCCTTCGCCGCCTCCGAGTTCCAGGCGGTCCAGTTCATGCCGGCCGTGATCTTCCCCCAGCTCGTCCTCTGCGGCCTGCTCACCCCGCGCGAGAAGATGCAGCCCGTCCTGGAGGGCATCTCGAACGTCCTGCCCATGTCCTACGCCGTCGACGGCATGAACGAGGTCCTCCGCCACACCGACATGACGACCGCCTTCGTACGCGACGCCCTCATCGTCGCCGGATGCGCCCTGCTCGTCCTGGGCCTCGGCGCCGCCACCCTCAGGAGGCGCACGGCATAG
- a CDS encoding cysteine hydrolase family protein, protein MEIAENAALVVVDVQKGFEEAGFWGPRNNPGADDNIAALIDVWQSTGRPVVFVRHDSSKPESPLRPGYEGNELKEYVEERRGKGAGPELFLTKSVNSAFLGTPDLGAWLREAGISQFVLAGIQTNMCVETTARMGGNLGYEVVVAYDATYTFDLEGPFGWRMGADEVARASAVSLHGGGFARVVTTEELVDAAGA, encoded by the coding sequence ATGGAGATCGCGGAGAACGCAGCACTGGTGGTCGTGGACGTGCAGAAGGGCTTCGAGGAGGCCGGCTTCTGGGGGCCCCGGAACAACCCGGGGGCCGATGACAACATCGCGGCGCTGATCGACGTATGGCAGTCGACGGGGCGGCCGGTGGTGTTCGTGCGGCATGACTCGTCGAAGCCGGAGTCGCCGTTGCGGCCCGGCTACGAGGGCAATGAGCTGAAGGAGTACGTCGAGGAGAGGAGGGGGAAGGGGGCCGGGCCCGAGCTGTTCCTGACGAAGAGCGTGAACTCGGCGTTCCTCGGGACGCCGGATCTGGGGGCCTGGCTGCGGGAGGCGGGGATCTCGCAGTTCGTGCTCGCCGGGATCCAGACGAACATGTGCGTGGAGACGACCGCTCGGATGGGCGGGAACCTCGGGTACGAGGTGGTGGTCGCGTACGACGCGACGTACACCTTCGATCTGGAGGGGCCGTTCGGCTGGCGGATGGGCGCGGACGAGGTGGCGCGGGCGTCCGCGGTGTCGCTGCACGGGGGCGGCTTCGCTCGGGTGGTGACCACGGAGGAGCTGGTGGACGCGGCGGGCGCGTGA
- the trpS gene encoding tryptophan--tRNA ligase: MARVFSGIQPTGHLTLGNYLGAMRRWAEVDQHQADALFCVVDLHALTMDHDPARVRRLSRQAATLLLASGLDPELCTLFVQSHVDEHARLSYVLECVASDGEMRRMIQYKEKAAKEAARGRSVRVSLLTYPVLMAADILAYGTDDVPVGEDQAQHVELARDLAVRFNQRYGHTFTVPRATLPAVAARVMNLQEPTRKMGKSDESGLGVVYLLDEPDVVRKKVMRAVTDSGREVVYDREERPGLANLLEILAACTGRDPEALSDAYESYGALKKDTAEAVVEVLRPVQDRHRELCADPGYLEGVLRAGAGRARAMARPTVDAAYRAIGLLPAVPEAGAEADAGGVLNAVR, translated from the coding sequence ATGGCACGGGTCTTCAGCGGGATCCAACCGACCGGGCACCTGACCCTGGGGAACTACCTGGGGGCCATGCGGCGGTGGGCCGAGGTCGATCAGCATCAGGCCGACGCGCTGTTCTGTGTGGTCGATCTGCACGCGCTGACCATGGACCACGATCCGGCGCGGGTGCGCAGGCTCAGTCGGCAGGCCGCGACGCTGCTGCTGGCGTCGGGGCTGGATCCCGAGCTGTGCACGCTCTTCGTACAGAGTCATGTGGACGAGCACGCGCGGCTGTCGTACGTGCTGGAGTGCGTGGCGAGCGACGGTGAGATGCGGCGGATGATCCAGTACAAGGAGAAGGCCGCGAAGGAGGCCGCCCGGGGCAGAAGCGTGCGGGTGTCGCTCCTGACGTATCCGGTGCTGATGGCGGCGGACATCCTCGCGTACGGGACGGACGACGTGCCGGTGGGTGAGGACCAGGCGCAGCACGTGGAGCTGGCGCGGGATCTGGCGGTGCGGTTCAACCAGCGCTACGGACACACGTTCACGGTGCCGCGGGCGACGCTGCCGGCGGTGGCGGCGCGGGTGATGAACCTGCAGGAGCCGACGCGGAAGATGGGGAAGTCGGACGAGTCGGGGCTGGGGGTCGTCTACCTGCTCGACGAGCCGGACGTCGTACGCAAGAAGGTCATGCGGGCCGTGACCGACAGTGGGCGGGAGGTCGTCTACGACCGGGAGGAGCGGCCGGGGCTCGCGAACCTGCTGGAGATCCTCGCCGCTTGCACGGGCCGGGACCCGGAGGCCCTGAGCGATGCGTACGAGTCGTACGGCGCCTTGAAGAAGGACACCGCGGAGGCCGTCGTCGAGGTGCTGCGGCCCGTGCAGGACAGGCATCGTGAGCTGTGCGCCGATCCCGGGTACCTGGAGGGGGTGCTGCGGGCCGGTGCCGGACGGGCTCGGGCGATGGCCCGGCCGACCGTGGATGCCGCCTATCGCGCGATCGGGTTGCTGCCCGCCGTCCCCGAGGCGGGTGCGGAGGCGGATGCCGGTGGGGTGCTGAACGCGGTGCGGTAG
- a CDS encoding acetoin utilization protein AcuC: MSGRAQLMWDEAVTGYDFGPDHPMDPVRLALTRRLVDAFGLDKDVEVVTAKPAGESTLRLVHREDYIDAVKAASADPGAADGAYGIGTMDDPAFAGMHEVSATIAGQSVGAAEAVWRGEALHAVNFTGGLHHAMPGGASGFCIYNDASLAIARLLELGAERVAYVDVDVHHGDGVQAAFWEDPRVLTISLHEHPRTLFPQTGWPEETGADSAEGSAVNVALPAGTGDAGWLRAFHAVVPELIADFRPQVLVTQHGADTHFEDPLAHLAVSLDAQRAVQVACHDLAHRYADGRWVALGGGGYAVVEVVPRSWTHLVGIAAGREIAPETVIPESWRQEVFARTRQLAPGRMTDGRWPVSWAEWEAGYDPADRLDQAVLATRRAVFPLRGLLA, from the coding sequence ATGAGCGGCCGCGCACAGCTGATGTGGGACGAGGCAGTAACGGGCTATGACTTCGGTCCGGACCATCCGATGGATCCGGTCCGGCTCGCCCTGACCAGGCGTCTCGTCGATGCCTTCGGGCTGGACAAGGACGTCGAGGTGGTGACGGCGAAGCCCGCCGGGGAGTCGACGCTGCGGCTCGTCCACCGGGAGGACTACATCGACGCTGTGAAGGCGGCCTCGGCGGACCCCGGCGCGGCGGACGGGGCGTACGGGATCGGGACCATGGACGATCCCGCCTTCGCCGGCATGCACGAGGTGTCCGCGACGATCGCCGGGCAGTCGGTGGGGGCGGCCGAGGCGGTGTGGCGCGGGGAGGCGCTGCACGCCGTGAACTTCACCGGCGGGCTGCACCACGCGATGCCGGGCGGTGCCTCCGGGTTCTGCATCTACAACGACGCCTCGCTCGCGATCGCGCGGCTGCTGGAGCTGGGCGCCGAGCGGGTCGCGTACGTCGACGTGGACGTGCATCACGGGGACGGTGTGCAGGCGGCCTTCTGGGAGGACCCGCGGGTTCTGACGATCTCCTTGCACGAGCATCCGCGGACGCTGTTCCCGCAGACCGGGTGGCCGGAGGAGACGGGGGCCGACTCGGCGGAGGGGTCGGCGGTGAACGTGGCGCTGCCGGCCGGGACCGGGGACGCGGGGTGGCTGCGGGCGTTCCACGCCGTGGTGCCGGAGCTGATCGCGGACTTCCGGCCGCAGGTGCTGGTGACGCAGCACGGGGCCGACACGCACTTCGAGGATCCGCTGGCGCACCTCGCCGTGTCGCTGGACGCGCAGCGGGCGGTGCAGGTCGCCTGTCACGACCTGGCGCACCGGTACGCCGACGGCAGGTGGGTCGCGCTGGGCGGCGGCGGATACGCGGTGGTCGAGGTCGTGCCGCGGTCCTGGACGCACCTGGTGGGGATCGCGGCGGGGCGTGAGATCGCGCCGGAGACGGTGATCCCCGAGAGCTGGCGGCAGGAAGTCTTCGCGCGGACCCGGCAGTTGGCGCCGGGGCGGATGACGGACGGGCGGTGGCCGGTGTCCTGGGCCGAGTGGGAAGCGGGATACGACCCCGCGGACCGGCTCGACCAGGCGGTGCTCGCGACCCGGCGGGCGGTGTTCCCGCTGCGGGGCCTGCTGGCCTAG
- the proC gene encoding pyrroline-5-carboxylate reductase, protein MSQKVAVLGTGKIGEALLSGMIRGGWAPADLLVTARRQERAEELRARYGVTPVTNPEAAKTADTLILTVKPQDMGTLLDELAPHVPADRLIISGAAGIPTSFFEERLAAGTPVVRVMTNTPALVDEAMSVISGGTHATAEHLAHAEEIFGAVGKTLRVPESQQDACTALSGSGPAYFFYLVEAMTDAGILLGLPRDKAHDLIVQSAIGAATMLRDSGEHPVKLRENVTSPAGTTINAIRELENHGVRAALIAALEAARDRSRELATGKKD, encoded by the coding sequence ATGAGCCAGAAAGTCGCAGTCCTCGGCACCGGCAAGATCGGCGAAGCTCTGCTCAGCGGGATGATCCGCGGCGGCTGGGCCCCGGCCGACCTCCTGGTCACCGCCCGCCGCCAGGAGCGGGCCGAAGAACTCCGCGCCCGCTACGGAGTCACCCCGGTCACCAACCCCGAAGCCGCCAAGACCGCCGACACCCTGATCCTCACCGTCAAGCCGCAGGACATGGGCACGCTCCTCGACGAACTCGCCCCGCACGTCCCCGCCGACCGCCTCATCATCAGCGGCGCCGCCGGCATCCCCACCTCGTTCTTCGAGGAGAGGCTGGCCGCCGGGACCCCCGTCGTCCGTGTCATGACGAACACCCCCGCCCTCGTCGACGAGGCCATGTCCGTCATCTCCGGCGGCACCCACGCCACCGCCGAACACCTCGCCCACGCCGAGGAGATCTTCGGTGCCGTCGGCAAGACCCTGCGCGTCCCCGAGTCCCAGCAGGACGCCTGCACCGCCCTCTCCGGCTCCGGCCCGGCCTACTTCTTCTACCTGGTCGAGGCCATGACGGACGCCGGCATCCTGCTCGGCCTGCCCCGCGACAAGGCCCACGACCTGATCGTGCAGTCCGCGATCGGCGCCGCGACCATGCTCCGCGACAGCGGCGAACACCCGGTCAAACTCCGCGAGAACGTCACCTCACCCGCGGGCACGACCATCAACGCCATCCGCGAACTCGAGAACCACGGCGTCCGCGCCGCGCTCATCGCCGCCCTCGAAGCCGCCCGCGACCGCAGCCGCGAACTCGCCACCGGCAAGAAGGACTGA
- a CDS encoding HAD family phosphatase, with protein sequence MRYDLVIFDNDGVLVDSEPISNRLLAAYLTELGHPTSYEDSIRDYMGSAMHRVHELVLERTGQVLPGDFDDVFHARVFAAFERELKPVAGVGEVLEKLTADGVPYCVASSGSHARIRVGHRTTGLDRWFGEERIFSSEDVGRGKPAPDLFLYAAERMGVAPERCVVVEDSPLGVRAAVAAGMDVYGFTAMTPVGKLAQATQLFDDMCELAGLLG encoded by the coding sequence ATGCGCTATGACCTCGTCATCTTCGACAACGACGGCGTGCTCGTCGACAGTGAGCCGATTTCCAACCGGCTCCTGGCCGCCTACCTGACCGAGCTGGGGCACCCGACGTCGTACGAGGACTCCATACGGGACTACATGGGGTCGGCCATGCACCGGGTTCACGAGCTGGTCCTGGAGCGGACGGGGCAGGTGCTGCCCGGGGACTTCGACGACGTGTTCCATGCCCGCGTCTTCGCCGCCTTCGAGCGGGAGTTGAAGCCCGTGGCGGGCGTGGGCGAGGTGCTGGAGAAACTCACGGCGGACGGAGTGCCGTACTGCGTGGCCTCGTCCGGGAGTCATGCGCGGATCCGGGTGGGGCACCGGACGACCGGGCTGGACCGGTGGTTCGGGGAGGAGCGGATCTTCAGCTCCGAGGACGTGGGGCGGGGGAAGCCGGCGCCGGATCTCTTTCTGTACGCCGCCGAGCGGATGGGCGTCGCACCCGAGCGGTGCGTGGTCGTGGAGGACAGTCCCCTGGGTGTGCGGGCGGCCGTCGCGGCCGGCATGGACGTGTACGGGTTCACCGCGATGACGCCGGTCGGCAAGCTCGCCCAGGCCACCCAACTCTTCGACGACATGTGTGAGTTGGCAGGTCTGCTCGGCTGA
- a CDS encoding MFS transporter — MTDVLRRGRASLAFSFFVQGATFALLVTRIPAIQDRYGVSDALLPAFLAAVPILAGVGSVTTEQLVKRIRPSLLLRWLQPVVMLALIGVGSGDRLAELGIALAAFGLAVGGLDASMNMLGVSLQRSYGRSIMLSFHAAFSLGGIVGASLAWVGAHWHLALWVSYLPVVVVLLPAVLVGSRWYVDAGAGSDAVAVEGGETQSLVFKLLLPLCLVMTFAYIGDSTVSNWSAKYLKDVLGSSEQLSTVPYNVYMVTTLLGRALGDAGVRRFGAVAVVRLGAVVAAAGFAVVAVAPGAWLGMLGFTLVGLGLCVLVPQTFAAAGRLFPGASDAAVARLNVFNYVGFLVGSPLVGALGDAWSYRGAMLVPMVLVLVTLVYARSFAPPPDRYGGEHERPRTADVGRGSNGL, encoded by the coding sequence ATGACAGATGTGCTGCGGCGCGGCAGGGCCTCTTTGGCGTTCAGCTTCTTCGTGCAGGGCGCCACCTTCGCCCTTCTGGTGACCCGTATCCCGGCCATTCAGGACCGGTACGGCGTCTCCGACGCGCTGCTGCCCGCCTTCCTGGCCGCCGTGCCCATCCTGGCCGGCGTCGGAAGCGTGACGACCGAGCAGCTGGTGAAGCGAATACGGCCCAGTCTGCTGCTGCGGTGGCTGCAGCCGGTGGTGATGCTGGCGCTGATCGGCGTCGGGTCGGGAGACCGGCTGGCCGAGCTGGGGATCGCGCTGGCGGCCTTCGGGCTGGCCGTGGGCGGGCTGGACGCCTCGATGAACATGCTCGGGGTGAGCCTGCAACGGTCGTACGGGCGCAGCATCATGCTCAGTTTCCACGCCGCGTTCAGCCTGGGCGGGATCGTGGGGGCCTCGCTGGCCTGGGTGGGGGCGCACTGGCATCTCGCGCTGTGGGTGTCGTATCTGCCGGTCGTCGTGGTGCTGCTGCCCGCCGTGCTGGTGGGGAGCCGGTGGTACGTCGACGCGGGTGCCGGTTCCGATGCGGTGGCCGTGGAGGGCGGCGAGACGCAGTCCCTGGTCTTCAAGCTGCTGCTGCCGCTGTGCCTGGTGATGACCTTCGCGTACATCGGGGACTCGACCGTCTCCAACTGGAGCGCGAAGTACCTGAAAGACGTGCTCGGGAGCTCGGAGCAGCTGTCGACCGTGCCCTACAACGTCTACATGGTGACCACGCTGCTGGGCCGGGCGCTGGGGGACGCGGGGGTGCGGCGGTTCGGGGCCGTCGCGGTGGTGCGGCTGGGGGCGGTGGTGGCGGCCGCGGGGTTCGCCGTGGTGGCCGTGGCGCCGGGTGCGTGGCTCGGGATGCTCGGGTTCACGCTGGTGGGGCTCGGACTGTGCGTGCTGGTGCCGCAGACGTTCGCGGCGGCCGGGCGGCTGTTCCCGGGGGCCTCGGACGCGGCGGTGGCGCGGCTCAACGTCTTCAACTACGTCGGGTTCCTGGTCGGCTCGCCGTTGGTGGGGGCGCTGGGCGACGCGTGGAGCTACCGCGGGGCGATGCTCGTACCGATGGTGTTGGTGCTGGTGACCCTCGTGTACGCCCGCTCGTTCGCACCTCCGCCGGACCGATACGGTGGCGAGCATGAGCGGCCGCGCACAGCTGATGTGGGACGAGGCAGTAACGGGCTATGA
- a CDS encoding ABC transporter ATP-binding protein translates to MMNYESTRTEPPGTTREEPAVRADALNVVRGGRQVLRDLCFTVPHGQITGLLGPSGCGKTTLMRSIVGTQAKVTGTLEVLGRPAGDAALRSRIGYVTQDPSVYDDLTIRQNLHYFAAILDPGRAAAERRHDNVTRAIADVDLTSHADALAGNLSGGQRSRVSLAVALLGTPELLVLDEPTVGLDPVLRRDLWNLFHRIADERGATLLVSSHVMDEAERCHRLLLMRDGEILADDTPEALRGSTRTDTVEAAFLHLVDQAAATGTRKETVR, encoded by the coding sequence ATGATGAATTACGAGTCCACGCGCACCGAGCCCCCGGGGACCACCCGGGAAGAACCCGCCGTCCGGGCCGACGCCCTGAACGTCGTCCGCGGCGGCCGCCAGGTCCTCCGCGACCTCTGCTTCACCGTGCCGCACGGCCAGATCACCGGCCTGCTCGGCCCCTCCGGCTGCGGCAAGACCACCCTGATGCGCTCGATCGTCGGCACCCAGGCCAAGGTCACCGGCACCCTGGAAGTCCTCGGCCGGCCGGCCGGCGATGCCGCCCTCCGCTCCCGCATCGGCTACGTCACCCAGGACCCCTCCGTCTACGACGACCTGACGATCCGGCAGAACCTCCACTACTTCGCGGCGATCCTCGACCCCGGCCGTGCCGCCGCCGAGCGCCGCCACGACAACGTCACCCGCGCCATCGCCGACGTCGACCTCACCTCGCACGCCGACGCCCTCGCCGGCAACCTCTCCGGCGGCCAGCGCAGCCGCGTCTCCCTCGCCGTGGCCCTGCTCGGCACCCCGGAACTCCTGGTCCTCGACGAACCGACCGTCGGACTCGACCCGGTACTGCGCCGCGACCTGTGGAACCTCTTCCACCGCATCGCCGACGAGCGCGGCGCCACCCTCCTCGTCTCCTCCCACGTCATGGACGAGGCCGAGCGCTGCCACCGCCTGCTGCTGATGCGCGACGGCGAGATCCTCGCCGACGACACCCCCGAGGCCCTGCGCGGCAGCACCCGTACCGACACCGTCGAAGCCGCCTTCCTCCACCTCGTCGACCAGGCGGCCGCGACCGGCACCCGCAAGGAGACCGTCCGATGA
- a CDS encoding 30S ribosomal protein bS22, translating to MGSVIKKRRKRMAKKKHRKLLKRTRVQRRNKK from the coding sequence GTGGGCTCTGTTATCAAGAAGCGGCGCAAGCGGATGGCCAAGAAGAAGCACCGCAAGCTGCTCAAGCGCACGCGCGTTCAGCGTCGCAACAAGAAGTAA
- a CDS encoding VC0807 family protein gives MTTKTSKQNSFRPLIMDVAVPVGSYYLFKEAFGAGTFTALALSSVVPAVRTVWSALKERKANSLAGLILVVNAVSLALSFLSGDPRLMLAKDSGVSSVIGIAVLVSVVMGRPMMTEAFKPFLTRGDAAREAAWERLAVGSAAFRRLEGVFSAVWGVALLAECAARIVGAYTVPVDTMVWLGSVILAGAITLALFVSRKAAAEPMARMLTAEVNATAETVRGEIAIAA, from the coding sequence ATGACGACGAAGACGAGCAAGCAGAACTCCTTCCGGCCGCTGATCATGGACGTGGCGGTGCCCGTCGGGTCCTACTACCTCTTCAAGGAGGCCTTCGGGGCCGGCACCTTCACCGCCCTGGCACTGAGCAGCGTGGTGCCGGCCGTGCGGACCGTGTGGAGCGCCTTGAAGGAGCGGAAGGCGAACTCGCTCGCCGGGCTCATCCTCGTGGTCAACGCGGTGTCGTTGGCGCTGAGTTTCCTCTCGGGCGATCCGCGGCTGATGCTCGCCAAGGACAGCGGGGTCAGCAGCGTGATCGGGATCGCCGTTCTGGTGTCCGTGGTGATGGGCCGGCCGATGATGACGGAGGCGTTCAAGCCCTTCCTGACGCGGGGTGACGCGGCGAGGGAGGCCGCCTGGGAGCGGCTGGCGGTCGGGTCGGCCGCGTTCCGGCGGCTGGAGGGGGTCTTCTCCGCGGTGTGGGGTGTGGCGCTGCTCGCGGAGTGCGCGGCGCGGATCGTGGGGGCCTACACCGTGCCCGTCGACACCATGGTCTGGCTCGGATCGGTCATCCTCGCCGGTGCGATCACCCTGGCACTCTTCGTCAGCCGCAAGGCCGCTGCCGAGCCCATGGCGCGGATGCTCACCGCCGAGGTGAACGCGACCGCGGAGACGGTCCGGGGCGAGATCGCGATCGCCGCCTGA